A single Cupriavidus sp. D39 DNA region contains:
- a CDS encoding MarR family winged helix-turn-helix transcriptional regulator produces the protein MSEQIQPISDEAFPFDPAEYRMGESIGYLMARAKNVLSHGVEQEVDGLDITHAQATCLMMLAAGRGSTVTDLGRELNCDMGSVTRLLSRLEKRGLIERQRSDADRRVVDLSITPAGRVLVDQLPQLYCRVLNRHFRGFSEAELQTFRSMLLRIIGNNSG, from the coding sequence ATGTCCGAGCAGATCCAGCCCATTTCCGACGAAGCCTTCCCCTTCGACCCGGCCGAATACCGTATGGGCGAAAGCATTGGCTATCTGATGGCGCGCGCCAAGAACGTGCTGTCGCACGGCGTGGAACAGGAAGTCGATGGCCTGGACATCACACACGCCCAGGCTACCTGCCTGATGATGCTGGCCGCCGGACGTGGCAGCACGGTGACCGACCTGGGCCGGGAGCTCAATTGCGATATGGGTTCGGTCACGCGCCTGCTCAGCCGCCTGGAAAAGCGTGGCCTGATCGAGCGCCAGCGCAGCGATGCCGACCGGCGCGTGGTCGACCTGTCGATCACGCCCGCCGGCCGGGTCCTCGTGGACCAGTTGCCCCAACTCTACTGTCGCGTGCTGAACCGGCATTTCCGCGGCTTCTCCGAGGCCGAACTGCAAACCTTCCGCTCGATGCTGCTCCGGATCATCGGCAACAACAGCGGGTAG
- a CDS encoding efflux transporter outer membrane subunit: protein MNQALSSISALSPRTRAAGRRAGTLALTALAAAVLAGCAAFGNSHSTQTVTAPASLASAQTLPSQHGQWPSLDWVDQFKDPQLRALVDEAVKDSPNLQAAFARVEASRAMADATRSALYPHVDFEGSLVRQRFSQTDLFEGTPLAGSWQNQSRLQAGLSYDFDFWGKNRKALEAALSDDRAAEAESQASRLILTTSVARTYARLAAVYAQRDVAERAIAQRRGLSDLSRDRLNAGLDTQVETTQARGTVASAQTDLLRVDEDILLARNQLAALLGKGPDRGLAIQRPTILAQSTPLLPDNLTIDLLGRRPDLVAARWRVEATSKDIEVARTEFLPAVTLSAFAGVASLDPSNLLMGISRTFGIGPAISLPIFEGGKLRANLKGKYAQYDLAVANYNQALVDALRETADTVASIRSVDTQITAQREALALAERAYSLSTIRYKAGLGTQLTVLNAESNVLQQRRLATDLQARRLDLQMGLMKALGGGYQEQAEGAGTDAQKPAEARG, encoded by the coding sequence ATGAACCAAGCACTCTCTTCTATTTCCGCCTTGTCGCCGCGCACGCGCGCGGCGGGCCGCCGGGCCGGCACGCTGGCGCTGACCGCGCTGGCGGCCGCGGTGCTGGCAGGCTGCGCCGCGTTTGGCAACTCGCACAGCACGCAGACCGTTACCGCGCCGGCCTCGCTCGCCAGCGCCCAGACCCTGCCCTCGCAGCATGGCCAATGGCCCTCGCTCGACTGGGTCGACCAGTTCAAGGACCCGCAACTGCGCGCCCTGGTCGATGAGGCGGTGAAGGACAGCCCCAACCTGCAAGCCGCTTTCGCGCGCGTGGAAGCCTCCCGAGCGATGGCCGACGCCACGCGCAGCGCGCTGTACCCGCACGTCGACTTTGAAGGCAGCCTGGTACGCCAGCGCTTCTCGCAAACGGACCTGTTCGAAGGCACGCCACTGGCCGGCTCGTGGCAAAACCAGTCACGCCTGCAGGCTGGGCTTTCGTATGACTTCGACTTCTGGGGCAAGAACCGCAAGGCGCTGGAAGCCGCGCTGTCCGACGACCGCGCCGCCGAGGCCGAAAGCCAGGCCTCGCGCCTGATCCTGACCACGTCGGTCGCCCGCACCTACGCCCGGCTGGCCGCCGTGTACGCGCAACGCGACGTGGCCGAGCGCGCCATTGCCCAGCGCCGCGGCCTGAGCGACCTGTCGCGCGACCGGCTCAACGCCGGCCTGGACACCCAGGTCGAAACCACGCAGGCGCGCGGCACGGTGGCATCGGCACAGACCGACCTGCTGCGCGTGGATGAAGATATCCTGCTGGCGCGCAACCAGCTCGCCGCGCTGCTGGGCAAGGGCCCGGACCGCGGCCTGGCGATCCAGCGCCCGACCATCCTGGCGCAGAGCACGCCATTGCTGCCGGACAATCTCACCATCGACCTGCTGGGCCGCCGCCCGGACCTGGTTGCCGCGCGCTGGCGCGTGGAGGCCACCAGCAAGGATATCGAGGTGGCGCGCACGGAATTCCTGCCGGCCGTCACCTTGTCCGCCTTCGCCGGCGTTGCCTCGCTGGACCCGTCCAACCTGCTGATGGGCATCAGCCGAACCTTTGGCATCGGCCCGGCCATCAGCCTGCCGATCTTCGAGGGCGGCAAGCTGCGCGCCAACCTGAAGGGCAAGTACGCGCAATACGACCTCGCCGTGGCCAACTACAACCAGGCGCTGGTCGATGCGCTTCGCGAAACCGCCGACACGGTGGCCAGCATCCGCAGCGTGGACACGCAGATCACGGCCCAGCGCGAGGCGCTTGCTCTGGCCGAGCGCGCCTACTCGCTGTCCACCATTCGCTACAAGGCCGGGCTGGGCACCCAGCTCACGGTGCTCAATGCCGAAAGCAACGTGCTGCAGCAACGCCGCCTTGCCACCGACCTGCAGGCGCGCCGCCTGGACCTGCAAATGGGCCTGATGAAAGCGCTCGGCGGGGGTTACCAGGAACAAGCCGAAGGCGCCGGGACGGATGCGCAGAAGCCGGCAGAGGCACGCGGTTAA
- a CDS encoding HlyD family efflux transporter periplasmic adaptor subunit, with translation MSDNKQAAQTPASPAAPVNNNGKRKRLLLSLTAAVVVAGVAYGIYWGLYARHFESTDDAYVAGNVVQVTPLVGGTVISIGADDTQLVTAGQPLIQLDRADSQVALEQAEAQLAQAVREVRTLYVNNGSLAANVAMREADVAKAREDLKRREAIAGSGAVSGEEISHAQTALTAAQSALLATREQLASNKVLTDQTTVEKHPNVQRAAANLRAAYLSFARSTLPAPVTGYVAKRSVQVGQRVAPGAPLMAVVPLDQVWIDANFKEVQITHMRVGQPVTLEADLYGSKVTYNGKVEGFSAGTGSAFSLLPAQNATGNWIKVVQRLPVRIALDPQQLKDHPLRVGLSMNVTVDVRKEEGAAMTNATVARPMQTDVYEKVAQDADALIARVISLNNGGRQAGEPMAAPVSAPVAAKPANT, from the coding sequence ATGAGCGATAACAAGCAAGCGGCCCAGACTCCCGCCTCCCCGGCGGCTCCCGTCAACAACAACGGCAAGCGCAAGCGCCTGCTGCTCTCGCTGACCGCCGCGGTAGTGGTTGCCGGCGTGGCCTACGGCATCTACTGGGGCCTGTACGCGCGCCACTTCGAAAGCACCGACGACGCGTATGTCGCGGGCAACGTGGTGCAGGTCACCCCGCTGGTCGGCGGCACCGTGATCTCGATCGGGGCCGACGACACGCAACTGGTCACCGCGGGCCAGCCCCTGATCCAGCTCGACCGCGCCGATTCGCAGGTCGCCCTGGAGCAGGCCGAGGCGCAACTGGCACAAGCCGTGCGTGAAGTGCGCACCCTCTACGTCAACAACGGCTCGCTGGCTGCCAACGTGGCCATGCGTGAGGCCGATGTGGCCAAGGCGCGTGAAGACCTCAAGCGCCGCGAGGCCATCGCCGGCTCCGGCGCGGTCTCGGGCGAAGAAATTTCCCACGCGCAGACCGCGCTCACGGCAGCGCAATCGGCACTGCTGGCCACGCGCGAGCAACTCGCATCCAACAAGGTGCTGACGGACCAGACCACGGTGGAGAAGCACCCCAACGTGCAGCGCGCCGCCGCCAACCTGCGCGCCGCTTATCTCTCGTTCGCGCGCTCGACGCTGCCCGCGCCCGTGACCGGCTACGTGGCCAAGCGCTCGGTGCAGGTCGGCCAGCGCGTGGCCCCGGGCGCCCCGCTGATGGCCGTGGTGCCGCTGGACCAGGTGTGGATCGACGCCAACTTCAAGGAAGTGCAGATCACGCATATGCGCGTGGGCCAGCCGGTGACGCTGGAGGCCGACCTGTATGGCTCCAAGGTGACCTACAACGGCAAGGTGGAAGGCTTCTCGGCCGGCACCGGCTCGGCCTTCTCGCTGCTGCCGGCGCAGAACGCCACCGGCAACTGGATCAAGGTGGTGCAACGCCTGCCGGTGCGCATCGCGCTGGACCCGCAGCAACTCAAGGACCACCCGCTGCGGGTTGGCCTGTCGATGAACGTGACGGTGGATGTGCGCAAGGAAGAAGGCGCGGCCATGACCAACGCCACGGTCGCGCGCCCGATGCAGACCGACGTCTATGAGAAGGTCGCGCAGGACGCCGACGCGCTGATCGCCCGCGTCATCTCGCTGAACAACGGCGGCCGCCAAGCGGGCGAGCCCATGGCAGCGCCGGTATCGGCGCCCGTTGCGGCCAAGCCCGCCAACACCTGA
- a CDS encoding GreA/GreB family elongation factor, translated as MRKTVFLTPCDIERLSALAADRQTAAPQRKSIRDVIERAVVGTAGSRPRKVVTLNTPFLCIESRHREHFVWRIVYPEEADFRCGKLCVLSPAGMALLGAPAGRHVRLPVADGAQSVELVVQEILTA; from the coding sequence ATGCGAAAGACGGTTTTCCTTACCCCTTGCGATATCGAGCGCCTGAGCGCGCTCGCCGCCGATCGACAAACGGCGGCGCCGCAGCGCAAGTCCATCCGCGACGTCATCGAGCGTGCCGTGGTCGGCACCGCCGGCAGCCGCCCGCGCAAGGTGGTGACGCTGAACACGCCTTTTCTCTGCATCGAGTCGCGCCACCGCGAGCATTTCGTCTGGCGCATCGTGTACCCGGAGGAGGCGGATTTCCGGTGTGGAAAGCTCTGCGTGCTGTCGCCCGCCGGCATGGCGCTGCTCGGCGCGCCGGCGGGGCGGCATGTGCGACTGCCTGTCGCCGATGGTGCGCAGTCCGTAGAGCTGGTGGTGCAGGAAATCCTGACGGCCTGA
- the truB gene encoding tRNA pseudouridine(55) synthase TruB: MTDPKTNRPPRQPRREVHGVLLLDKPLGLSSNDALVRAKRMLRALKAGHTGTLDPLATGLLPLCFGEATKFSQDLLEADKTYEAAVRLGLKTATGDAEGEVIAERPVTCDIDALRAAMLRFAGEIEQVPPMHSALKKDGRPLYEYARAGQTVERAARRVTIREITLLDCGLPQAPTFSMRVTCSKGTYIRTLAEDIGEALGCGAHLTGLRRTAVGDLSLDGAVTLEQIEQRTDDERPGMLAPVDALLQRCVAVTLDEAAMARFLQGQRIAQRDLPAGVALAEDELASVYGGEPRRLLGVARMREGALRPERLVKL, encoded by the coding sequence ATGACCGATCCCAAAACCAATCGCCCGCCCCGGCAACCGCGCCGCGAGGTGCATGGCGTGCTGCTGCTCGACAAGCCGCTCGGCCTCTCGTCCAACGATGCGCTGGTGCGTGCCAAGCGCATGCTGCGCGCGCTCAAGGCAGGACACACCGGCACGCTCGACCCGCTGGCCACCGGCTTGCTGCCGCTGTGCTTCGGCGAGGCGACCAAGTTCTCCCAGGACCTGCTCGAGGCCGACAAGACCTATGAGGCCGCCGTGCGCCTGGGCCTCAAGACCGCTACCGGCGACGCCGAAGGCGAGGTGATCGCCGAGCGCCCGGTAACGTGCGATATCGATGCCCTGCGCGCGGCCATGCTGCGCTTCGCGGGCGAAATCGAGCAGGTACCGCCGATGCATTCCGCGCTGAAGAAGGACGGGCGTCCGCTGTACGAATACGCGCGTGCCGGCCAGACGGTGGAGCGTGCCGCGCGCCGCGTCACCATCCGCGAAATCACGCTGCTCGATTGCGGGCTGCCGCAGGCGCCCACGTTCAGCATGCGCGTGACCTGCAGCAAGGGCACCTATATCCGCACGCTGGCCGAGGACATCGGCGAGGCGCTCGGTTGTGGCGCGCACCTGACGGGCTTGCGCCGCACGGCGGTGGGGGACCTGAGCCTGGACGGCGCGGTCACGCTGGAGCAGATCGAGCAGCGCACCGACGATGAGCGCCCCGGCATGCTTGCGCCGGTCGATGCGCTGTTGCAGCGCTGCGTAGCGGTGACGCTCGACGAGGCCGCGATGGCCCGCTTCCTGCAAGGGCAGCGCATCGCGCAACGCGACCTGCCGGCGGGAGTGGCGCTGGCGGAAGACGAACTCGCCAGTGTCTATGGCGGCGAGCCGCGCCGTTTGCTTGGCGTGGCGCGCATGCGTGAGGGCGCTTTGCGACCCGAACGGCTGGTCAAGCTCTGA
- the rbfA gene encoding 30S ribosome-binding factor RbfA has product MAKKGNISSRNLRISDQIQRDLAEMIQRELRDPRLGLVTLQSVTLTPDYAHAKVYFTVLAADAAEVEGILNEKSGYLHSLLYKRLHIHTVPTLRFFHDTSVEQAIEMSKLIKEANSTRAKED; this is encoded by the coding sequence ATGGCCAAGAAAGGCAATATCTCCTCTCGTAATCTCCGGATTTCCGACCAGATCCAGCGCGACCTGGCCGAGATGATCCAGCGTGAGCTGCGCGATCCCCGCCTGGGGCTCGTCACACTGCAGTCGGTCACGCTGACCCCCGACTACGCGCACGCCAAGGTGTACTTCACCGTCCTGGCGGCTGATGCCGCGGAAGTGGAGGGCATCCTCAACGAAAAGTCCGGTTACCTGCATTCGCTGCTCTACAAGCGGCTGCATATCCATACCGTGCCGACGTTGCGCTTCTTCCACGATACCTCGGTGGAGCAAGCGATCGAGATGTCCAAGCTGATCAAAGAAGCCAACTCCACGCGCGCAAAAGAAGACTGA
- the infB gene encoding translation initiation factor IF-2, with protein MASTTVAQLAAELSRSAAALLEQLQAAGVGKVTPDDIITESDKTKLLDYLKRSHGAADDSARKKITLTKRETSEIRQADSTGKTRTVQVEVRKKRVLIKRDEASADGADGHEVVELPVDAAEQVRQDEEDRQQAELLARQEAESKARQEAAEREEAERRAKQEALEAEERRQAELAARKAEEEAAALRAAATAKAPEDDDSRKKAEDEKARLAAERAAAQKAADDAKQAADKARAEQDAARKRREAAEAEARAIQQMLNAPARVLKAPSERKAEEKKAEQTGTLHKPVKPPGTEVKKEEKKPATTTATATTTVDKKTGKVVKAGTSSTWQDEGSKKKGSGLKTRGDSSGGVGGWRGGPRGRGNRHQQDDRGTNFQAPTEPVVREVHIPETISVADLAHKMAVKASEVIKQMMKLGQMVTINQVLDQETAMIVVEEMGHKAFAAKLDDPEALLVVGGEDHTDAEQLPRPPVVTVMGHVDHGKTSLLDYIRRAKVAAGEAGGITQHIGAYHVETERGVITFLDTPGHEAFTAMRARGAKATDIVILVVAADDGVMPQTKEAIAHAKAAGVPIVVAINKIDKPEANPDRVKQELVAEQVLPEEYGGDSPFVPVSAKTGAGIDDLLEQVLLQAEVLELKAPVDAPAKGLVVEAQLDKGKGPIATILVTSGTLKRGDVVLAGSAYGRVRAMLDETGKPTKEAGPSIPVEIQGLSEVPAAGEEVLVLPDERKAREIALFRQGKYRDVKLAKQQAAKLETMLEQMSEGEVQTLPLIVKADVQGSQEALVQSLQKLSTEEVRVQIVHGGVGGISESDVNLATASKAVIIGFNVRADAGARKLAENNGIDIRYYNIIYDAVDEIKAAMSGMLAPEKREVTLGTVEVRQVFRVPKIGAVAGCMVTDGLVKRTALVRVLRNNVVIHTGELDSLKRFKDDVKEVKQGFECGLSIKNFNDVQEGDQLEVYEITEVARTL; from the coding sequence ATGGCAAGCACAACAGTTGCCCAACTGGCCGCAGAACTGAGCCGCAGCGCAGCTGCCCTGCTGGAACAATTGCAGGCAGCTGGGGTGGGCAAGGTGACGCCTGACGACATCATCACCGAATCCGACAAGACCAAGTTGCTGGATTACCTCAAGCGTTCCCACGGGGCGGCCGATGACAGCGCGCGCAAGAAGATCACGTTGACCAAGCGTGAGACCTCCGAGATCCGCCAGGCCGATTCCACCGGCAAGACTCGCACGGTGCAGGTCGAGGTGCGCAAGAAGCGCGTCCTGATCAAGCGCGACGAGGCTTCCGCCGATGGCGCCGATGGCCACGAAGTGGTCGAGCTGCCGGTCGATGCGGCCGAGCAGGTACGCCAGGACGAGGAAGATCGTCAGCAGGCCGAGTTGCTGGCACGCCAGGAAGCCGAGTCCAAGGCACGCCAGGAAGCGGCCGAACGCGAGGAAGCCGAGCGTCGCGCCAAGCAAGAAGCGCTGGAGGCCGAAGAACGCCGCCAGGCTGAGCTCGCCGCCCGCAAGGCGGAAGAGGAAGCTGCTGCCCTGCGCGCCGCCGCTACGGCCAAGGCGCCGGAAGACGACGATTCGCGCAAGAAGGCCGAAGACGAAAAGGCTCGCCTGGCCGCCGAACGCGCTGCCGCGCAGAAGGCCGCCGACGATGCCAAGCAGGCTGCCGACAAGGCGCGTGCCGAGCAAGACGCAGCGCGCAAGCGCCGCGAGGCCGCCGAAGCCGAAGCCCGTGCCATTCAGCAGATGCTGAATGCGCCGGCACGCGTGCTCAAGGCGCCGTCGGAGCGCAAGGCTGAAGAAAAGAAGGCCGAACAAACCGGTACGTTGCACAAGCCGGTCAAGCCGCCTGGCACTGAAGTCAAGAAAGAAGAGAAGAAGCCCGCAACGACCACCGCCACCGCTACCACCACCGTCGACAAGAAGACCGGCAAGGTAGTGAAGGCTGGTACCTCCTCGACCTGGCAGGACGAAGGCTCGAAGAAGAAGGGCAGCGGCCTGAAGACCCGCGGCGATTCGTCGGGTGGCGTTGGCGGCTGGCGCGGCGGTCCGCGCGGCCGTGGCAATCGTCATCAGCAAGACGATCGCGGCACGAATTTCCAGGCGCCGACGGAACCGGTGGTGCGCGAAGTGCACATCCCCGAGACCATTTCGGTGGCCGACCTGGCGCACAAGATGGCCGTCAAGGCTTCCGAGGTCATCAAGCAGATGATGAAGCTCGGCCAGATGGTGACCATCAACCAGGTGCTGGACCAGGAAACCGCCATGATCGTGGTGGAAGAAATGGGCCACAAGGCGTTTGCCGCCAAGCTGGACGATCCGGAAGCGCTCCTGGTGGTGGGTGGTGAAGACCACACCGACGCCGAGCAGCTGCCGCGTCCGCCGGTGGTGACCGTGATGGGTCACGTCGACCACGGCAAGACCTCGCTGCTGGACTACATCCGTCGTGCCAAGGTTGCGGCAGGCGAAGCCGGCGGTATTACGCAGCACATCGGTGCCTACCATGTGGAAACCGAGCGTGGCGTGATCACCTTCCTGGACACCCCGGGTCACGAGGCCTTCACGGCCATGCGTGCTCGCGGTGCCAAGGCAACCGACATCGTGATCCTGGTGGTCGCGGCCGACGACGGCGTGATGCCGCAGACGAAGGAAGCCATTGCCCACGCCAAGGCGGCGGGCGTGCCCATCGTGGTCGCGATCAACAAGATCGACAAGCCCGAAGCCAACCCGGACCGCGTCAAGCAGGAACTGGTGGCCGAGCAGGTGCTGCCGGAAGAATACGGTGGTGATTCGCCGTTCGTTCCGGTGTCCGCCAAGACTGGCGCCGGCATTGACGACCTGCTCGAGCAAGTGCTGCTGCAGGCCGAAGTGCTGGAACTGAAGGCACCGGTGGACGCCCCGGCCAAGGGCCTGGTGGTGGAAGCCCAGCTGGACAAGGGCAAGGGCCCGATCGCGACCATCCTGGTCACCAGCGGCACGCTCAAGCGTGGCGACGTGGTGCTGGCTGGCAGCGCTTATGGCCGCGTGCGTGCCATGCTGGACGAGACCGGCAAGCCGACCAAGGAAGCGGGTCCCTCGATTCCGGTCGAGATCCAGGGCCTGTCCGAAGTGCCGGCGGCTGGTGAAGAAGTGCTGGTGCTGCCGGACGAGCGCAAGGCGCGTGAAATCGCGCTGTTCCGCCAAGGCAAGTACCGCGACGTCAAGCTGGCCAAGCAGCAGGCGGCCAAGCTGGAAACGATGCTGGAGCAGATGAGCGAAGGCGAAGTGCAGACGCTGCCGTTGATCGTCAAGGCCGACGTTCAGGGTTCGCAGGAAGCACTGGTGCAATCGCTGCAGAAGCTCTCCACCGAAGAAGTGCGCGTACAGATCGTGCACGGCGGCGTGGGCGGCATCTCGGAGTCGGACGTCAACCTGGCCACGGCCTCGAAGGCGGTCATCATCGGCTTCAACGTGCGTGCCGATGCGGGCGCGCGCAAGCTGGCGGAGAACAACGGCATCGATATTCGCTACTACAACATCATTTACGATGCGGTAGACGAGATCAAGGCGGCAATGTCGGGCATGCTGGCACCGGAAAAGCGCGAAGTCACGCTGGGTACGGTCGAAGTGCGCCAGGTCTTCCGCGTGCCGAAGATTGGCGCGGTGGCCGGTTGTATGGTCACCGACGGGCTGGTCAAGCGTACTGCCCTGGTACGGGTGCTGCGCAACAATGTGGTCATCCATACCGGCGAGCTCGATTCGCTCAAGCGCTTCAAGGATGACGTCAAGGAAGTCAAGCAAGGCTTCGAGTGCGGGTTGTCGATCAAGAACTTCAACGACGTTCAGGAAGGCGACCAGCTCGAAGTGTATGAAATCACCGAGGTGGCGCGCACGCTGTAA
- the nusA gene encoding transcription termination factor NusA, with product MSREVLLLVDALAREKNVDKDVVFGALEAALASATKKRFEEDVDIRVAIDRESGEHETFRRWLVVPDEQGLQEPDKQILMFEAREQDPDIQLDEFVEEQIESVEFGRIGAQAAKQVILQKIRDAEREQILNDYLDRGEKVMTGTVKRADKKGLIVESGRVEALLARDQIIPKENLRTGDRVRAYILNVDRTARGPQIELSRTAPEFLIKLFENEVPEMEQGLLEIKAAARDPGVRAKIAVVAHDKRIDPIGTCVGVRGTRVTAVRNEIGGEAVDIVLWSEDPAQFVIGALAPAQVQSIVVDEEKHSMDVVVDEENLAVAIGRSGQNVRLASELTGWQINIMTQEESAQKQAEESDVVRKLFMAKLDVDEEVADILIDEGFSTLEEVAYVPISEMLEIDAFDEDTVNELRNRARDALLTMELAREEKVEEVSQDLRSLDGLTPELIGKLAEGNIHTRDELAELAVDELVDMVGLGEDDARALIMKAREHWFN from the coding sequence ATGAGCCGCGAAGTTCTGTTGCTCGTCGATGCGCTTGCGCGTGAGAAGAACGTCGACAAGGATGTGGTATTCGGTGCGCTGGAAGCGGCACTCGCTTCGGCAACCAAGAAGCGTTTCGAGGAAGACGTGGATATTCGCGTCGCCATCGATCGTGAGTCCGGTGAGCACGAGACGTTCCGCCGCTGGCTTGTAGTCCCCGATGAACAGGGCCTGCAGGAGCCGGATAAGCAAATCCTCATGTTCGAGGCACGCGAGCAGGATCCGGACATCCAGCTGGATGAATTTGTCGAAGAGCAGATCGAGTCGGTCGAGTTCGGCCGTATCGGTGCGCAAGCCGCCAAGCAGGTGATCCTGCAGAAGATCCGTGACGCCGAGCGCGAGCAGATCCTCAACGATTATCTCGATCGTGGCGAGAAGGTCATGACCGGCACGGTCAAGCGCGCCGACAAGAAGGGCCTGATCGTCGAGTCCGGCCGCGTGGAAGCGCTGCTGGCCCGCGACCAGATCATCCCCAAGGAAAATCTGCGCACCGGCGATCGTGTCCGCGCATATATCCTGAATGTGGATCGCACCGCACGCGGCCCGCAGATCGAGCTCTCGCGCACCGCGCCCGAGTTCCTGATCAAGCTGTTCGAGAACGAAGTGCCGGAGATGGAGCAGGGCCTGCTGGAAATCAAGGCGGCCGCTCGCGACCCCGGCGTGCGCGCCAAGATCGCCGTAGTGGCGCATGACAAGCGTATCGATCCGATCGGTACCTGCGTCGGCGTGCGCGGCACGCGGGTGACCGCGGTCCGTAACGAGATCGGCGGCGAGGCGGTCGACATCGTGCTGTGGTCGGAAGATCCGGCCCAGTTCGTGATTGGCGCCCTGGCGCCGGCACAGGTACAGTCGATCGTGGTAGACGAAGAAAAGCACAGCATGGACGTGGTGGTCGACGAGGAAAACCTCGCCGTCGCCATCGGCCGCAGTGGTCAGAACGTACGCCTGGCGTCCGAGCTGACCGGCTGGCAGATCAACATCATGACGCAGGAAGAATCGGCACAGAAGCAAGCCGAGGAAAGCGACGTGGTGCGCAAGTTGTTCATGGCCAAGCTGGACGTGGACGAAGAAGTGGCTGACATCTTGATCGACGAAGGTTTCTCCACGCTGGAAGAAGTGGCCTATGTGCCCATCAGCGAGATGTTGGAAATCGACGCCTTCGATGAAGATACCGTCAACGAGTTGCGCAACCGCGCCCGCGATGCGCTCTTGACGATGGAACTGGCCCGGGAAGAAAAGGTGGAAGAGGTGTCGCAGGATCTGCGCTCGCTCGACGGCCTGACCCCGGAACTGATCGGCAAGCTGGCCGAAGGCAATATCCACACGCGTGACGAACTGGCCGAATTGGCCGTCGACGAACTCGTCGACATGGTTGGTCTTGGCGAGGATGATGCCCGCGCGCTGATCATGAAAGCACGGGAACATTGGTTTAACTGA
- the rimP gene encoding ribosome maturation factor RimP encodes MHLADLIETTLNGMGYELVELERAPGGLMRVYIDQPETGIVIEDCEKVSRQLTHVLTVENIDYERLEVSSPGLDRPLKKLADFVRFAGQEARVTLRLPVNGQKNFVGILQTPTGEPGAEQIGLEFEGQNGTALLEFTISDVDRARLVPVIDFKGNQKKGTSNEPRSSVARRCACA; translated from the coding sequence GTGCATCTGGCAGATTTGATCGAAACCACCCTGAACGGCATGGGGTACGAGCTGGTTGAGCTCGAGCGCGCTCCAGGCGGACTCATGCGCGTCTACATCGATCAGCCTGAAACCGGCATCGTCATTGAGGATTGCGAGAAGGTAAGCCGTCAGCTTACCCACGTGCTCACCGTCGAGAACATCGACTATGAGCGACTCGAAGTGTCCTCGCCGGGGCTGGACCGGCCGCTCAAGAAACTGGCTGACTTCGTCCGCTTCGCGGGCCAGGAAGCCAGGGTTACCTTGCGCCTTCCGGTCAATGGCCAGAAGAATTTCGTCGGCATCCTGCAGACGCCTACCGGTGAGCCGGGGGCAGAGCAGATTGGCCTCGAGTTCGAAGGCCAGAACGGCACGGCGCTGCTGGAATTCACCATATCCGATGTTGATCGCGCACGCCTGGTGCCGGTGATCGACTTCAAAGGAAATCAGAAAAAGGGAACAAGCAATGAGCCGCGAAGTTCTGTTGCTCGTCGATGCGCTTGCGCGTGA